CCATAAAATGGAAGACTCTACTGGGCTCTCCAAAACCctttaattcagttttaatgCCCATTGTGATGCTATGGCAAAAGCAGGTAATAGGAATTGTGAACGTATAAAATCAAGGAGCGTAGAGCTGGGAAATCAGCAAAGCGCAGGCAAGGAAACACgaagggatgaaaaaaaatgaacaaacactTTCAGTTGTTGAAGATTAGAGAAAATCAGGTTGTTTTGTCTACCAAAAAGAGCTTCCACAGCAAGTACCTAGAGTGTTAGcattttcagacattttaatGTCAGCTTATTCTCATATTAATAATACAGAAGCAGCCTGCTCACACTctactgaagtattttaagaCCAGGCAAGTTCTTGAACAAGTGACTGAGTTCAATCTGACTGGTGTTCAGCTCCGTGCCAGGTACCTTAGCGATATTTAAAGGCCAGCAATATTAAGATCATCTTATCTAATACTCACCTTGGACTGTAAGGTgtgagaaaatgtcatttttccccCGAGCAGCATTTAGCTAGTTTTCAAACAGACATCTCGATCTTTTCCGCCACCTCCATATCGCTTTGCCTGCATTCATACCGCCACAGGATAAATATCATTGAAGATCAGGTGCACATACAACCAACAGCTCCCAAAATTGACGTGTTATTGtgtttatttacataaatatctCAGAAAATTCATCACAAGCATGACACAAACAGGAAGCTTCACAGCAAATCCAGCTGAGGCTTTTCTATACATGATACATTTTTCACAGGAACATTATTAGCAATATTGATACATTTACACATTAAAAGTCTATACAACGTCCTTTCCTCTCCCAATCTCCAAAACGTGTCGGTTCAGGGCCTTTAGGTCCACCTCTCTCTTTTGTAGTAGGATTGATTCCATCAGGGAACTCTAGAATGACAGggaaaagtcattaaaaagcCTATAATGTTGACAAACATGGGTGCATCTTGAAACAAAGTTCTCTTtggacatcaggaaacacttttttttttttaaactgcctgagtgacagagcactggcacaggttgcccagagataCCATGGTGTCTGCCTCCCTGGAGACCTGTAGGTGGCCCTGCTcgagcagggggttggagcagaggacctccagagggccctgccaacCCCAACCTTTCTGTGAAATAGAAAGTTGTCATCATCTGTAAGCTTTGTCTCTCAGTCCACACTTAAATACAAATTATCTTGTTAAGGGCAACCTTGAGTTAAGCACTTCCCCGAGCAATAATAGAATCATTTCAGAGTTTTGGGACTACAGTCAGTTAAAAGAGTCATCAAATTCTgttcagcaaacaaaaaagcaactcaTGTCCAAAGCACCACAGTGACTTCACAGAAAGAACTGGCATCGTGCAGGTATGCTGTTAACATGTTTGCTACATCTAAAATATCAGGTTGTTGTCTGCGTTTGTTCAGGTTTCTGATTTTAGACTCACAGGTGTAAGAACTTTAGTTGAGATTCTGTAATTCTTGTACTTAAAACACCGTGTTTTCATGGACAGTGTTTTTTCGGTAAATACCATGTTGAGGTGTATCAACAGGCTAAACACCACCATCCTAGGCGGTACTATGAAATCCTAGAGAACTAAAATTagactttttactttttagaaCTGAGCATGAGGCTGCTAAGTCCCTGTGGTGCCCCTTCAGGAGAGGGGAACCCTTCCTGAGCAGGGTGTGAATGGGACTCCGAATGGGACTCAGGGCCGGCTGCACAGGCACGGCCAAGCCACAGAGGAGTCACTTTCTGGCACGGCATCACCCTAGGCTGGGTAGTTTTTCATCCTGCGGCAGACTGCAGGGTGCTCTGAAGCTCTCTGCACCCCACACCACCCTTGCCACAATCATTCCAGAACCTTCCGGTACACCCCGCTCTGGGCTCCCTCTGTCGCATCACTGAGCCAGCGCAGGTGGGAACGCAGGTAAcaaggagcagggctgagaaTGAGAGAAGACAACAGGAACCCTGGAGAGCGATGAAAAAGGGCAGTGCCAGAGGCAGACTCATATGGCTACAGGTGATGCGGGATGACACACCCTGAGGCCTGCCTGGACACTCGTAGGGACCCTGACAGGGAACATCAAGTACTCGAGTACTCCTCACAGCTCAAGGAGCACAAAAGCATCTCACATTATCCCGTAGATGTCATCATCCTGATACccaagcactgctgctgtgctgacagTGGACACAGGTCAGAAGGTTTCTCCACAACAGCTACACAGCAGAGGGAATCGCAAATGGCCATCTCAAACCCTCACATTTTTTCTAACAGCCATCAAGGATACAATGGGCAGTGGGCATTTTAACAAACTCATTTTATGTGTAAAAATACCCAGGTACAACTACATCTAAAGCCAAAAGAAACCTTCAATTTTGCTCTAAATATAGAACACTTAAGCCAAAAGCACAAGATAATTAcgcatttgttttaaatgaagcacTAATGGCATTTATTTCCCCAGAACTAAAAGGACAAGGGATTAAGAATTAAATACTGCTTAAAGAACAACTCCAACTCTGAGTCAGTGCTCAAGTGAGTCAATCAGAAATTGCTTGCAGCCATTTTGCAGACCATGCTGtaatttttcagttgttctGTCATCTGGATAGTCACAGGGATCTACCAATATATTGAAAAAGCCCATCCTGGAGACCTCGAAATGGATCAACGCGGGTTATCGCTACTGGTGAACAAAGAGTAACCAAACAGCACACTGGCGTGTAAGATCAAGTCTGCCTAGTGCTTTTATTTAAGGAGAGATGGCTAATCAAAAAGGGAGGGAAACAgattccttctctctcctgtcTGATAAATAAGCACATGTTTACAGCAGCCTTCAGCAGTGACACATCTGGTACCTGGGGCTGCCAGGCCCCCTACACTAAGGCCAGGGGAACAcggccccagcagctgcagttctTCAGGGCCCCACCGAGGGCTCAGGAAACAGCATCTGCTGGTGCTCTTCAAAACGCTCCGCGCGCAGCTAAGAAACGGCAACCCCAAAATACAGCACAGGTCAGGAATCTTTTGGGGACTAAGAAACAGAACTGACTTTTTTGGCCACCACCACCAGTTAGAGCTATACAGTAACAGGCTAATGCTGGCCACCCCAGTGACATTTAGTGGAACCCTCACTAGGTGACAAACTCGCTGGGTGACTTTCTGCAGCGTTCGACCACCCTTGTTTCGAGGAAGTTTCTGTTCATACATCCTTTGTGTTACTTGTCACAGCTGTCCCATCtccatttgttttcagcacAACATCTCCAAACcgtgacttttaaaaatacagctttcaatTTTGTAAAACGTGACTTACTTTCCAGGGGTTCCCTCTCTATACTGGACTCCTCCGGTTCATCAAATCGACCTACTGGCAATTTTGGTTTCTTAAGTGCCTGCTTAGCGGGTTCAGGTCTTCCTCCTGTGTTAGAGCTCGTGCTCCTCAGAGAGCTGCAAAGCACTGATGACCCTGTCAAATGAATGGACACGTGTGATGTAAACATGAGGCTTTAACACTGAACAGCTCTAGCACTGTTTAGAGAAcctctaggggaaaaaaaaaaaaaaaaaaaaaaaaaaaaaaaaaaaaaaaagggaaaaaacaccaaaccaccTAACTTCAGAAACTAGGGAATGAAGGCCAAGGAAAAACCCTTCAAATACTAGTTGAAAACTCAACTCACAACCACCTAAGGCCAGACTCTTTATTTTCAGTCCTAGAAACATATGCAGGGAAAACTGTGTTAGTTGTGTAACTCTGTTCACAtaaacagtgtattttaaaCTGCTTGAACTTCTCTTCACCATTACCTTCTTGTATTTTAGACTCTAAATAGTAGTTGTGCTAGCACAGACCAGTAcattctgttttcctggaagAATCCTGACCTCCCCAAACCTGCTGATTTCCAGGTTTTGGCTCATTTCCAGCAGCTTTTTAGTCAGAAAAAGCTTCCACCTTCCcaaaggaaagcatttaaaaaaaaaaaaaaaaaagaaaaaaaaagaaagaaaaaaacattgatcCTTTAGTAACAGGTATTCCAGAAAGTTGCTAGAGAACAGATGGGCTTTGTTTAGGACAGTAAAATAATTAAGCTGGTAGACAAAAGCAGGACAAACTTTAAGCACATTTACATTCACTTATATAACTGCAAATTGTGCAAatgctttaaagagaaaaaaaaaaaggtatttaacaAAGACCTACTAACGATTTTTAAACATAAACGTAGGAGAAAGCCGATCAGCTGTACCTCAAAGTTAAGTAGTCTAAAAACAAAGAGGTACACGGATAGGATAAGTCACAAATTGTTCAAAAGTCATTACCAAGTTAGAAGTTACTTGTGAAAACCTCTCAAAATGGCTGATATTTCTGCACTTGGTTAAAAAGCCAAGGCCATAGCCAAAGTATCTTTGGAGGGTAGTTCTTGTTACTGTGGACATGTGCCTGAAGGGGCTCTGACCTTTCTTAAGGAGGATTCAAGCAGGAATCTTCCAGGTAACACCCAGGTGCAAACCACTGTGAAGAACTACCCCACCGTGCTAAAGGGATCTCAGCAGACAGCCTCTGCGAGCAGTGCGGATTCACCTCCCCTACACCAAACAACGATCCACCCGCACTGCCACAACCAGAGCATCCATTCATCCCGAAATCCCACAACCTTAAGATTCAACCCTATGGTCACATAAACCATACCATACCTGCCACCCACTGCCAATGCCCCAAaggaatctgtttttttttttttatttttttatttttttttccctttagctATGACATAACAGACTATGAACAGGGAAGAATTTAATTCTCCTTCTTACACTGGATCCTTCTACTCCTGCCAATCAACTGGCTCTTCAGCAAGCTGAAACAGAGGCCACTTAGAGAAATATGGCTAAATTATGGCTGATATTCTAGTCTGAATTCAAACAGAAGTCACATTAAGCTACTGATATGAAATTGATTATCTCAGCACAGAGAGACAAAAcccatttttcctatttttaacaCTTGCTGCTGCTGACCAAGATGCATTCCCCTTGACACAGCGGTGCGAGAAGTTGAACGCCAAGCACCTCTGCGACAGGCACACCcaaccccagcagcacagcgcCTTCTGCAAGCTGCCCTCGGCCTCCTCACCCCCTGAGGGCAGTCCCCAAGCCACGCAACGCGTTAATGACCCAGCTGGACttaaagagaagctgaaaatcCCTCACGCACCGGGACCGGGGCACAGAGCGCCGAGGCggccccctcaccccccccccccccccgccgccattTCAGGCGCCCTTCAGCCACCGAGGCAACCGCCCTTaagcgaggaagaggaggaggagaagccgGGAAGACCCCCAGGGTCCTCCTCAcccccttcttttcccttctttttcttttcttttcccttctcgtccctccccgcccgccgctTACTGGCCGCCCCCGCGGCGCCCCGCAGCAGCCGCAGCGCCATGGCCACCTCAGGCCGCCTCAGGCGCCCGGCGCGTGCGCAACGGCTGCGGGCGGGGCTGGCGCGGCCGCCGTTGGGCGCTGAGGGAGGGGCGGGAGGCGCGGCGCCGGGCGGGGcggagagaaataaaaaatagttaaagGACAGCGGGGAAATAGCACCCGGAGGGGAGCTGGGACGGGAGAGCTGCTGGTTTAGGAGGTGAACCTGCTCGcggcagaggggttggaattagatcGTTTTTAaagccccttccaaccccaaacGATCTATGATTGCATAAGGGAGTTAGGCTGGCACCACAGGGTTGAGCTTCAGGCTGGCTTTCTCCGCATAAATTAAAGGCTATAGAACTTTAAGGTTGCCGtgacttttccctttttttttcccttcacataattgtttcattatttaataaatttgaCCTCTCTCCCCCCAGCTGATGCTCTTTCTGCACCTGAGTAGGTAGGGAGAAGGCAGCAAGAAACCAAGCAACGCAGCCCAGTCACTGAACCCGATGGTGTACTTCAGACCAcatcttttttaacttttccaaTTTATACACTGAGAAAGTGCTCTGAACCCTCtacagtcacagaatcacagaatttctaggttggaagagacctcaagatcatcgagtccaacctctgacctaacactaacaagtcctccactaaaccatatccctaagctcgTTAGTACAAACCTAAGCCTGGCACAGATAAGGTCTGGGCATAGGGGGGTGGAGGTCCTGTCATAAGCTCCAGTTGATTTCTTTTGAGCATACTGACATTTTTGTCAATCTCCTAACACCTCCTGCTAACTTTGCTCCTCCAGGAAAGGGAATTCAAAACTCTGTGCACGGATGGGAAGCCGCAGAAGATaactcactcactcactcagCCATTTGTGGAGATGGGAGtctaaaatagcattttgtgTTTGAGCAGTTTAAGAAAGTAAATTAACAGCCACACTCCGCTGGGTTTATTGCGCTGCAACTGGCAATGCCTACACGCTGGAAGTGATTAAATTTAACTGACTGCCTTCTGTGTGACATTTCCTCAATAAGCTTTTTATAACATGGTTAATTGGACATTAGAGACTGAAAATAATGGGAAGCCCTCTTCTTTATTCTAACAGCAAGATGCTGGGCTTCTAGACTagagagaataaaatgtaatacTGGTGGTTCGTGCAGGAAAAATGCTCTTCTGAccaaaagcagcaaggaaaaagcCCACAGGTCTATGACAAATTCTGAATTATGTATGCACTTGCAACAGTAAAAGCTATCACAAAATCCTTACCTTAAAAAATACTCATACCAAGCTGTCTGCAGGTACCAAGTAGCAGTACGCTCTGTGGCTTGAGGGCTTAAAGCAAATCCATGAAAATCCTGCTGACATGCATTCCCAGATGTTAAGGATGAAATAGCAATGTAGGATTAGCTAGGAACTATTCTTCCACCAAAAAATAAGCTGAGGTCttcaaagcattattttctACGCTTTATTTGTTGTATTcctgtaaaaatgcaaaatgcacaTTTTACTCCTCAATTGTGTATTTCTAGATCCTGCAGTTGAGCAGGTTGTGAATCTGAACATAGCTAAGTACAAATTTACCACATGCCACAGGAATTTGCCACTTTGTGATTAAAAGAAATGCttgctgttgttgtttcccTCCCCCCATGTACTGATCATTTCTCTCTTACTCTCCAGCTTGCCTTGCAAGGAGGAAtcaaaaattgtattatttattttgctgttctaAAAAGCAGGGAATAGGAGACTTGGAGCTAACACACACTCTGCCAGCAGGTCAATTCAGATGAGCCAGAACATAAGCTTTCCATGAGTGTTATCTGGAAAGTATGACATCCACCACTGTCACACACCGCCGCCAACAGAAGTTGATTCGTaaggctccctctgagcatttcctttctgaagtcAAGAAACCTTAGCTGTGTGAACAACATACCTGTGCTGATAAGATTAGCTTGGAATGAAGGGTGTTTTGTGGCTATAGAATAAATTTTCCACCAATGTGGAAATTCTTGGCTCTGCTGCAAAGCCTGGTCACTTCCAGagtgttctcttttttttcccccaatcaGTATCCAGACCCATGGGATCAGAACGCTTAATTTGGATGGAAGATTCAAATACAAACCAAGAAATTCATTTATATACAGTGCACACAAGCAGAATTTCAGACACTGTCATTTTACAAAATGATGTCCTAATAATATCACTGGGAGCTTTGCGAATAACAGGAGCAACAAACCCCTTTCAGGGATTGAGAGATGGGCAGCTCCCTGAAGGAACAAGACCCTAATATATAACTCCCATCCTGTAAGCAGCATCTGATGCAGCATAATCCTCTGTCAAGTGGTTGTACAATACCTGCACAGAGGAGAGGTCGCTATCACCACGGGAAGATGAAGCCCTGATTCAAacagaagagggagagagggagcaCTTTATGGCTGCTTTGGATCACAGCACTGAATTAATTTTGCATATGAGTCTGTACTTCTATCTGgtaaatagaaataaacagGAGTAGGGGGAGCATGCTGTGCAACACGTACACAGTTGTCCAAAACATGGATGAGTGCATGTGTTGTTCAGACAGCAACTGCAAGCATACCATACAGTTAATAAATGTACTTCCAGGACACGCTGGGGTCATCATGCCACTTGGTGCTGTCTTACAACAAGTAGTGGCCATTCCTTTGGGACTTCAAGATGTTGAACAGCCCCCACGAAGGCTGCAGTACTGAGAGGGCTCCCAGACTACAAATGGACTGCACTGGGCAATACAcattaggagaaaaagaagatcTCTACGTGCAAATATCACATGATTTTCTATACCATCCATTTCCCTTAAAGAACAAGCCAAATGCAAGACTGCTTAAATGTATGGGCtcaagtattaaaaaagaagtcaagaaaaaaagtgactaCAGTGCAGGGTATCTCTGCTTCTCAAATCACAAAAGCATGACGTACACTTTCCGATTTTCAGAGGGatccagcaaaacatttttcaatagTGACAGAAATGTCTAAATAGTTCTGTACTCACAGTATTTTAACTTCATCATGGTGAATCAAGGAAAAATTTGTAGATCTACCTCCCTAAACTGATACTAAAAAATTAAGCTACTGGAATACTCTTAAACAAAAGGCAGTCAAGATGCCAgaacataatttaaatatttcaaacatgGTAGCACCATCATAATATAAGAATAATTAATAAAGCTAGACTTTGTTAGAGGGGGAATGTTAAGGTATCTTTGTGTCATAAGCACTTGCTTAACCCAACTCTAATAAAAACCTCTGAAATGGACACGTTGCCAAGCTGCAGGTGCTCAGCTGAAACTTGGAAGccagagaaggaaacagatTACAAAGACTGTATTAACAAACCATATCAAATGCAAAACCATGTCATTATAAACTATTATTGCTatattcatttcaaataatacaaaattattaattatatgcAAAAATGCCTCCCCAAAATTTTGGTAATTCGCAGaagatttcagtttctttaattGCTTCCATTAGAGccatttgttcattttattaacACCAGATGCAATAACACAaggctaaaaataaacatgcattatacaacaaatttatatttttcaaaaaaaatgttcattacaATTAGTGAATGCACAATGTcacccccttttccccccacctTTAGTGAATTATTGtttgaaacagagaaaagggaaggaaggagaaaccCAACGTAATGCTATTCAGCACCAGTAGAAAGTCAATAGACCTTTAACATTCCTGtatatcaaaaacattttatctgtATCACTAAACAGGTAAAGTTTACAATATTGTCCCATTTGAAGATGTATTGGTTTCTATTTACAATACTTTGTAgtcaataaaacattttaacaatatttaaaaattgattaaaTTCATAAAAGTATTGCAGAAATTTAtaacatttacttattttatgtACATACAAGGAAGTCCATGTAAAACTGTCCATGTTCATCTGAAGAACTGACAGAGTAAGGAGCAATTTTAATACAGTTTGCAAAACCCCAATTATTTGAAGGCAGCTATCATTAAACATTCAAAAATCCTTAGTTGCcatttgcttctgaaaactaAAGTTCCAGTAATAAAATTGAGTATGTAAACTAACATGTTTTTGAGATCAGTAGAAAATATATTCCCACAGGCGTAACGTATTTAGTAACGATGGCAATGACTTTGTAGAAAATTGTTAAGATGTAGTGATATCTGAACAGACAACTCACTAATGGTCTTTGCGAGACTCAGGGATGTAGTCATTTTCAAATTCCCAGTATTTTAGCAGCTCGTTGTGTTTCCAGTTAAAACTTCTTGCAGTGCTAAAATACGACGACTGAATGTGTAATACCGCTATCAGAATTTTTAAATCCAATTAATTTTGGCATCTAAACCCTCCTGTAAAATGAGCCAAGTAGCATTGACTTCTGTAGTCTAAGAGCCCgtaataaacaaaccaaaagtaCACACTGTGCTTTAATCTCCAAATAATCAGGTACCccaaattaagaaaaagtaatagaaaagtaaaaagaataaaataaaaaaaaaatattgcacagCCACATTACCTAGAAAGTAAAGTTGATGTTAAAAAGCCCTAAGTGTGGATGATATAAATTATCTTCcatataaaaagtataaatatcTCTTAAAATACAGCTGCAGCTATACTTTAATACCACACATTATTTGATTCATCTGTTAATGAGGTAATAACCAAGTCTCTTACAATGCTTTTctctactgaaaatatttgagggCAGCAacaaggaagaatttttctaaaaatatttctgaatcaaGAACAGCAATGTGTGCAGCTCTCCCTATGAGCGAATCTGCCGTATTGGGCAACGCGTTAATTACGTTATAACGAACCAAATTACATTCCTTATTTTGAAGAACTGGCAGAAGCAGGTTCTGGATCATTTCAGCATAAATTGGTcctgcagaggaaaacaaacattgcaCTGCGTGAATCACCAGGAACAAACACAGTTCTATGACCTTGAACTGAAAACGAATGCATTCCAGAGCACTAACAGCATGTGttatgctgcttttctgttaagACTGAGTACAGTTTAATTTCCTCAGATACCTGagatttgtattttgttctttctacATTTAGCGTGAGAATGTGCTTATCAGTATTCATTTTTTATACTGGCTATGTAAAAGGTATTTACTTGTCAACATATAATATCAGAATATGACTGTGCTAGGATAGCTCAACAGTAAATACAACAACCAGCCATCCAGGGCCTCCAGCTCAGGAAGGGTATGGAAGTAATCAAATTAgaccagaggagggccatggagatgatcaaggggctggagcacctctcctacgaagACAAGCTGAAGGATTTGGGGtcgttcagcctggagaagagaatgctcCAGGCagaccttacagcggccttccagtacctaatgggggcctacaggaaagttGCGGAGGGACTCTACCAAGGCAaggtgtagtgataggacaaggagtaatggctttaaactaaaagaggataggtttagataaggaggaaattcttcacttgtAGGGTGGTgaagccctggcacaggctgcccagagaagctgtggatgccccatccctggaggtgttcaaggccagcctggatggggctttgggcaacctggtctggtgggaggtgtccctgcccatggcagggg
The nucleotide sequence above comes from Aythya fuligula isolate bAytFul2 chromosome 3, bAytFul2.pri, whole genome shotgun sequence. Encoded proteins:
- the SDHAF4 gene encoding succinate dehydrogenase assembly factor 4, mitochondrial, whose amino-acid sequence is MALRLLRGAAGAARSSVLCSSLRSTSSNTGGRPEPAKQALKKPKLPVGRFDEPEESSIEREPLEKFPDGINPTTKERGGPKGPEPTRFGDWERKGRCIDF